The DNA region CGAGCTGGGTTTGACATACATGAAAACCGCCTACCTGCTAACGATCGAAGCAGAGGAAACCTTCGAGGATGAGTATTTCAGCGAGCTCAAAAAGAAGGCTAGAGAAATGCTTGCAAATGTCTACAGGGCCTGTGGAACCGAGGAGGCACTCCCCGAAAAAAGGGAGAAGGGCTGTTAAGCCTTTCCTTCCTCAATTTGCTTCTTAAAGTAGGCGTACAGGGCGTCGTAGAGGTAAAACTCCTTCTCAAGGGTTTCATAGTCATCCTTGCATATCATCCTGTATCCTCTTGCGAGTATATCGAGGGCAACCGCCAGGGGCCGGGGATTCTCAACGTGAGTGTCGGCCTCCCGAACTATCTCGGCAATCTTCAAAACGGCGGGGTCTGTTATGTTGTACTTCTCAACGAAGGCATCAAAGGAGCATTTTCCATCGTGATGACCGAGCTCAACCCCCTTAAAATCAAAGGGTATTCCCCCGGTGATTGTTGCGGGGTCTGTATCGCGGGGCACGAAGATAAACTCCGCCTCGGGGTCAATAAAACGCTTTATAAGCCAGGGACACGCCACACGGTCAACGTGGACGTGTTCACGGGTCACCCACTTCATAAGATCGCCTCGAAGAAGAGTCGACGTCTTTCTATTTACAGGTTGCGAAAATAGAGAAGACCAAGAACGGCCCAACAGTCACTTCTCAAGGGTTACCTCGGCGTAGCTCCGGGGGTCTTCCCAGATTTTTACACGGATTTTCTCCACGTTGTCTTCCGCCTTCTCCGCTATTCTCTCCGCGAACCACTCCGCTATGAACTCTGCCGTAACGTTGGGCTTATCTAGAATAACTGCCTCATCGGCGGGCAGTTCTATATGTTTTCCATTCTTTTCTATGACAATAATGTCCTCCTTCCTCTCCACCACCCAGCTCTCGCTCACGATGATCCTGTGGTCGAGGAGCTTGATAAGCCTGCTGAGGTGGTTGAAGTCAAATACCATGCCATTCTCGTTGAGGTCGCCCCATATCTCGACGTCCACGTTGTAGGTGTGCCCGTGTATCCTGAGGCATTTGCTCTCGTAGGGCAGGGCGAGGAAATGCGAGCTGTCAAAGTCCTTGTGCCATCTTATCTTTCTCTCAGAAAGTTTAAACGTCATCTTTCTCACCAGGTTAATCTAAGATTGAAGTATTATAACCGTTACTGGAGGCGGAAAGCCTATAAAGTGGACCGTCGTTAGGATATCCGATAAACTATGCCGATGGGAATGGGACCTGGCAGGGGCCGTGGGAGGGGAAGGAGAAGGAAGCTGAGGATGATAGGATTCGTCCCAGAGGTTAGACATTTCTATCCTGCGTTACCCCCGATGGGCCAGCCCAAGCCTCCGATTTTCATGACCTATGAGGAATTCGAAGCGCTCAGACTGGTCGACCATGAAGGCTTGACGCAGGAGGAGGCGGGAAAGAGGATGGGTGTCTCCAGAGGTACGGTGTGGAGGGCGCTGAGCTCAGCCAGAAAGAAGGTCGCCCAGATGCTGGTTGAGGGGAGGGAACTCATAATTTTACCCCAGGGAAACGAGGTCCCAAAAACCCCCGGCGAGGAAGAATTATAGTTGGTTATTCCCTTAAAAGCCGTTCTTATTGTCGAATATTTGCCAATCCGGGTGTTCTCCTGCCGATTTATAGATTTAGATTAACCTAATTCACAACCCCATTTTATCCCTCAAAGTTTCTAGTGGGTTTTAACTTTAATAGAAAGTTAACATAAAAAGTTTAGATTTTTTATTAAAATTACTAAAATATAAGTTTAAAAATTTTTAAATATTAATTCACTAATAAATAACATTAAAT from Thermococcus sp. includes:
- a CDS encoding chromate resistance protein ChrB domain-containing protein, which translates into the protein MKWVTREHVHVDRVACPWLIKRFIDPEAEFIFVPRDTDPATITGGIPFDFKGVELGHHDGKCSFDAFVEKYNITDPAVLKIAEIVREADTHVENPRPLAVALDILARGYRMICKDDYETLEKEFYLYDALYAYFKKQIEEGKA
- a CDS encoding 6-carboxytetrahydropterin synthase, whose amino-acid sequence is MTFKLSERKIRWHKDFDSSHFLALPYESKCLRIHGHTYNVDVEIWGDLNENGMVFDFNHLSRLIKLLDHRIIVSESWVVERKEDIIVIEKNGKHIELPADEAVILDKPNVTAEFIAEWFAERIAEKAEDNVEKIRVKIWEDPRSYAEVTLEK
- a CDS encoding DUF134 domain-containing protein, producing the protein MPMGMGPGRGRGRGRRRKLRMIGFVPEVRHFYPALPPMGQPKPPIFMTYEEFEALRLVDHEGLTQEEAGKRMGVSRGTVWRALSSARKKVAQMLVEGRELIILPQGNEVPKTPGEEEL